From Methanobacterium formicicum, the proteins below share one genomic window:
- a CDS encoding roadblock/LC7 domain-containing protein, with protein sequence AMAAAMVGTSQRTCDELERGDLNQVVIDGAIGKAILSYAGKKAVLAALSPGEVNLGLALLELERTALKVKEVMEA encoded by the coding sequence GCTATGGCTGCGGCCATGGTGGGTACTTCCCAGAGAACCTGTGATGAGCTGGAAAGGGGAGATCTTAACCAGGTGGTTATTGACGGTGCCATTGGTAAGGCCATCTTATCCTATGCTGGTAAGAAGGCGGTGCTGGCCGCATTATCCCCGGGGGAAGTGAACCTGGGATTGGCCCTCCTGGAACTGGAGAGAACCGCACTAAAAGTAAAAGAAGTCATGGAAGCATAG